The following proteins are encoded in a genomic region of Rubrobacter xylanophilus DSM 9941:
- a CDS encoding metallophosphoesterase family protein, with product MYAVISDIHGNLEALEAVLADMPDGVELVYCLGDVVGYGASPNECCDLVRERGMPTISGNHDLAVTDLSTDLNWFNPVAAAAVLWTREQLSEENAEFLRTRPRTISTEGAIFVHGSIRDPDEYITTSSAAEENLALLKSRYPGTPVCFFGHTHVKAVAPPPADGAVLGEGRFDLGVGGPYLVNPGSVGQPRDGDPFASYVLVEEGGIEAAENGRPAGPVVTYRPVEYDIERAQAKIRAAGLPEMLAERLAVGR from the coding sequence ATGTACGCGGTCATCTCGGACATCCACGGCAACCTGGAGGCGCTCGAGGCGGTGCTGGCGGACATGCCCGACGGGGTGGAGCTCGTCTACTGCCTGGGGGACGTGGTGGGTTACGGGGCGAGCCCCAACGAGTGCTGCGACCTAGTGCGCGAGAGGGGGATGCCGACCATCTCCGGCAACCACGACCTCGCGGTCACCGACCTCTCCACCGACCTGAACTGGTTCAACCCGGTGGCGGCGGCGGCCGTGCTCTGGACCAGGGAGCAGCTGAGCGAGGAGAACGCGGAGTTCCTGCGCACCCGGCCGCGGACCATCAGCACCGAGGGGGCGATCTTCGTGCACGGCTCCATCCGCGACCCGGACGAGTACATCACGACCTCCTCCGCGGCCGAGGAGAACCTGGCGCTGCTCAAGAGCCGCTACCCCGGCACGCCCGTGTGCTTCTTCGGGCACACCCACGTAAAGGCGGTCGCCCCCCCGCCGGCGGACGGGGCGGTGCTCGGCGAGGGCAGGTTCGACCTCGGGGTGGGCGGGCCGTACCTCGTCAACCCGGGCTCCGTGGGCCAGCCGCGCGACGGCGACCCGTTCGCCTCCTACGTGCTCGTCGAGGAGGGGGGCATCGAGGCAGCGGAGAACGGGCGCCCGGCGGGTCCGGTCGTCACCTACCGTCCCGTGGAGTACGACATAGAGCGGGCGCAGGCCAAGATCCGGGCGGCCGGGCTGCCGGAGATGCTGGCCGAGCGTCTGGCGGTGGGCCGCTAG
- the dtd gene encoding D-aminoacyl-tRNA deacylase produces the protein MRVVLQRVKSASVTVEGETVASIGEGLLLLVGVGREDGEAEAGWLAEKVASLRIFGDEQGKMNLSVRDVGGEVLAVSQFTLLADTRKGNRPSFIRAADPERAEPLFEYFCERLREAGVSSVKTGVFGAVMDVALVNAGPVTIVLER, from the coding sequence ATGAGGGTCGTCCTGCAGCGGGTGAAGAGCGCCTCCGTCACGGTGGAGGGCGAGACCGTCGCCAGCATCGGCGAGGGCCTGCTGCTGCTGGTGGGCGTGGGCCGGGAGGACGGCGAGGCCGAGGCGGGGTGGCTGGCGGAGAAGGTGGCGTCGCTGAGGATCTTCGGCGACGAGCAGGGGAAGATGAACCTGAGCGTCCGGGACGTCGGGGGCGAGGTGCTGGCCGTCTCGCAGTTCACGCTGCTCGCCGACACCCGCAAGGGCAACCGGCCGAGCTTCATCCGGGCCGCCGATCCCGAGAGGGCCGAGCCGCTCTTCGAGTACTTCTGCGAGCGGCTGCGCGAGGCGGGGGTCTCCTCCGTCAAGACGGGCGTCTTCGGGGCGGTGATGGACGTGGCGCTCGTGAACGCCGGCCCGGTGACGATCGTTCTGGAGCGCTAG
- a CDS encoding lipase family alpha/beta hydrolase yields MGVLRVGFAVLAFGALLAAVCGALAFSGAAGAAEEGGGDFLLEEGPAPPGANDPSCRPEAGRPPVVLVHGTFANMRANFLRLSPWLAGRGYCVYALDYGDHVGPVYALGDIKESARELGRFVDRVLAYTGARKVSIVGHSQGGMMPRYYIKYLGGAGKVEDLVGLAPSNHGTRVPERLLYGSPIALDAGLLGLCTSCDQQQIGSAFLRRLNSGDETPGEVDYTVIATRTDAVVVPYTSGFLSGPPRQLTNVLLQDRYPYDPSGHLGIVFDANAYRVVLDALEREGPARP; encoded by the coding sequence GTGGGGGTTTTGAGGGTCGGTTTTGCCGTTCTGGCGTTTGGGGCGCTGCTTGCGGCGGTGTGCGGGGCGCTGGCCTTCTCCGGCGCTGCGGGGGCTGCGGAGGAGGGGGGAGGGGACTTTCTGCTGGAGGAGGGGCCTGCTCCGCCCGGGGCGAACGACCCATCGTGCCGGCCCGAGGCCGGGCGGCCTCCGGTGGTGCTCGTGCACGGCACCTTCGCCAACATGCGCGCGAACTTTCTCCGGCTCTCTCCCTGGCTTGCCGGGAGGGGGTACTGCGTCTACGCTCTCGACTACGGGGACCATGTGGGGCCGGTCTACGCTCTGGGGGACATAAAGGAGTCAGCGCGGGAGCTTGGCCGGTTCGTGGACCGGGTTCTCGCCTACACCGGGGCGCGCAAGGTATCCATCGTGGGGCACAGCCAGGGCGGCATGATGCCCCGTTACTACATCAAGTACCTCGGCGGGGCGGGGAAGGTAGAGGATCTCGTCGGGCTTGCCCCCTCCAACCACGGCACGCGGGTGCCGGAGCGCCTGCTGTACGGGTCGCCCATAGCCCTGGATGCGGGCCTTCTCGGGCTGTGCACCTCCTGCGATCAGCAACAGATCGGATCGGCTTTTCTCCGGAGGCTCAACTCGGGAGACGAGACCCCGGGAGAGGTGGACTACACGGTTATCGCTACCCGCACCGACGCCGTGGTGGTCCCCTACACGTCTGGCTTCCTCTCCGGACCTCCCCGGCAACTGACCAACGTGTTACTGCAGGACCGCTATCCCTACGATCCCTCGGGGCACCTGGGGATCGTCTTCGATGCCAACGCGTACCGCGTCGTGCTCGATGCTCTGGAACGCGAGGGGCCTGCGAGGCCGTAG